The Carassius gibelio isolate Cgi1373 ecotype wild population from Czech Republic chromosome B9, carGib1.2-hapl.c, whole genome shotgun sequence genome includes a region encoding these proteins:
- the LOC127965324 gene encoding B- and T-lymphocyte attenuator, with translation MDSAYLRKSALTLYMLVVFILHVSIDTQGVKGQAPTCPLLKVHRGTVHKAFINRPFKISCNLTYCDEQTVNVTWTKQNMREWIPISGADQISTSQNYSSSDPNMLTSYLTFTNISKHHEGSYRCELNLPDFSMNSHHINVSVSDNITEYEMTIERDNTDSSSGTYPWWLPYLSICLGVLILVLIVMLISILCINGSTSSRRKNAQRSKVQYTATSVWSSSSPIVLKRDDLVCGQELQKHSRDSNSCSLTLQSGQSTSHVSDCSDDPLSERKDSRSSQVVYASLHHLAPKPSSTTSRETQEEFSEYASIRVF, from the exons ATGGATTCCGCATACCTGAGAAAGAGCGCTTTGACCCTTTACATGTTGGTAGTTTTCATCCTGCATGTGAGCATTGATACACAAGGTGTAAAAG GTCAAGCCCCCACATGTCCTCTCTTGAAAGTTCATAGAGGGACTGTCCATAAAGCCTTCATAAACAGGCCTTTCAAGATCTCCTGCAATCTGACATATTGTGATGAACAGACAGTGAATGTGACATGGACTAAACAAAACATGAGAGAATGGATTCCAATATCTGGAGCAGATCAAATATCAACATCACAAAACTATTCATCATCCGATCCAAATATGTTGACTTCATATTTAACTTTCACAAATATATCAAAGCATCATGAAGGCTCTTACAGATGTGAACTAAACTTACCAGACTTCTCTATGAATAGCCATCATATAAATGTTTCTGTCTcag ATAACATCACCGAATATGAAA TGACAATAGAAAGAGACAACACTGATAGCAGCTCTGGTACATATCCATGGTGGCTGCCGTATCTCTCCATCTGTTTGGGTGTGCTGATTCTGGTTCTTATAGTAATGCTGATCTCAATACTGTGTATTAATGGAAGTACAA GTTCGAGAAGAAAGAATGCACAGAGATCAAAGGTTCAG TATACAGCAACATCTGTCTGGTCGTCATCAAGCCCCATTGTTCTGAAGCGTGATGACTTAGTCTGTGGCCAAGAACTACAGAAGCACTCTCGTGACAGCAACTCATGCAGTTTAACATTACAATCTGGACAGTCTACATCACACGTGTCAGATTGTAGTGATGATCCTTTGTCTGAGAGGAAAGATAGCAGGTCAAGTCAGGTTGTATATGCATCTCTGCATCACCTCGCACCAAAACCATCATCTACCACATCTCGTGAGACACAGGAGGAGTTTTCAGAGTATGCATCTATCCGGGTCTTCTGA
- the LOC127965318 gene encoding uncharacterized protein LOC127965318 gives MSNADPLCLSSTPLKRPPKRPRLDLDELLEDNPLEGSSLVEASRGHDSTYDPADSIPASLYSSLQSEDSSTPTHNSKKYIVYENCIMDLFNLCPVCTRACEVRTQTLGTFLSVKQLCPHCTFSRQWNSQPILGSMPAGNLNLSVAIYLSGASFIQIKKVFNTMKLQLFRYKTFRRHARAFIEPAVIHHWKVTQDVNLQRLSQEKKVILGGDMRADSPGYSAKYGSYTMMDLNTNTIVDIQLVQSSEVGGSCHMEKEGLTRSLALLESRGVNLDWIVTDRHPQVQKFLRERKITHYYDVWHIAKGLSKKLEVISKQKDCEILKKWMKSINNHIYWTAASSTSERERIAKWNSILNHVRDVHTHEDPLYPMCEHAIRKTTDKSKWLQADSQVFNKLEKLLTNKRMLRDVAKLSPHHQTSSLKSFHSVILRFAPKNVVFTFIGMLCRLYLAAMHYNENADRPQAETEEGVPRFKMSFAKGRKGECIAKPEKTQLTFGYVADMMDLIFEEVFVNPTPYTESLLAIPVPEDLSAQYEKPDKDKLIASFMSRFKRGAV, from the exons ATGTCCAATGCAGATCCTCTGTGCCTGTCATCGACACCTTTAAAGAGACCACCCAAAAGACCTCGTTTAGACCTTGATGAACTGCTCGAGGACAATCCATTGGAGGGCAGCTCTTTAGTGGAAGCTTCAAGGGGACATGATTCCACTTATGATCCTGCAGACTCCATCCCAGCTTCGTTATACTCTAGTCTACAGTC AGAAGATTCATCCACTCCCACCCACAACAGCAAAAAGTACATAGTGTACGAGAACTGCATCATGGACTTGTTTAATTTATGTCCGGTCTGCACGCGGGCATGTGAAGTGAGGACCCAAACGCTGGGGACATTCTTGTCTGTGAAGCAGCTGTGCCCCCATTGCACATTTTCAAGACAATGGAATAGCCAGCCTATCCTTGGTAGCATGCCAGCTGGAAATCTGAACCTTTCTGTCGCCATTTACCTGAGTGGTGCATCTTTCATACAAATcaaaaag GTCTTCAATACAATGAAGCTACAGTTGTTTCGGTATAAAACATTTCGCCGCCATGCCAGAGCTTTCATTGAACCCGCAGTTATTCACCACTGGAAAGTCACACAGGATGTGAATCTGCAGAGGCTAAGTCAGGAGAAAAAAGTTATACTTGGTGGTGACATGAGAGCTGACTCTCCAG ggtaCTCTGCAAAATATGGGAGTTATACAATGATGGATCTAAATACTAACACCATTGTGGACATTCAGTTGGTTCAG AGCAGTGAGGTTGGTGGTAGCTGCCACATGGAAAAAGAGGGCCTGACAAGGAGTCTGGCATTACTGGAGTCACGTGGCGTCAACCTTGATTGGATTGTTACTGATCGTCATCCACAAGTACAGAAATTCCTTAGGGAGAGAAAAATAACCCATTACTATGATGTCTGGCACATCGCAAAAG GACTTTCAAAGAAACTGGAAGTGATCAGTAAGCAGAAAGACTGTGAGATACTCAAAAAGTGGATGAAAAGCATCAACAATCACATATACTGGACTGCAGCTAGCTCAACATCCGAGCGAGAGAGAATTGCAAAGTGGAACTCAATCCTGAACCATGTTCGAGATGTCCATACACATGAGGATCCTCTTTACCCTATGTGCGAGCATGCAATCCGCAAGACAACTGACAAGAGTAAATGGCTCCAAGCAG ATTCTCAAGTTTTCAACAAGTTGGAGAAGTTGCTAACAAACAAAAGAATGCTGAGGGATGTTGCAAAACTGAGCCCCCACCACCAGACTTCATCGTTGAAGTCTTTCCATTCCGTCATCCTTCGTTTTGCCCCAAAAAATGTTGTCTTTACCTTTATTGGAATGCTGTGCAG GCTCTACCTGGCTGCCATGCATTATAATGAAAATGCAGACAGACCACAAGCAGAAACGGAGGAAGGTGTACCCCGCTTCAAAATGTCTTTTGCAAAGGGTAGGAAGGGAGAGTGCATAGCTAAACCTGAAAAGACACAGCTGACCTTTG GTTATGTTGCTGACATGATGGACCTAATTTTTGAGGAAGTCTTTGTCAACCCTACACCATACACTGAATCGCTGTTGGCCATCCCTGTCCCAGAGGACCTATCAGCGCAGTATGAGAAGCCGGACAAGGACAAGCTCATTGCCAGCTTCATGTCAAGGTTCAAACGGGGGGCAGTTTAA